The Nitrospirota bacterium genomic interval TGGAGGACGTGGGCCTGGTGCTGGGGGCCGCCCTCAAACGCGCCCTGGGGGACATGAAGGGGGTGCGGCGGTACGGAAGCGCCCGGGTGCCCATGGACGAGGCCCTGGCCGAGGTGAGCCTGGACCTGAGCGGGAGGCCCTTTCTGGTCTACCAGGTCAGCTATCCCAAGCGCTCCCGCATCAAGGGCTTCGACGTGGACCTGGTGCAGGACTTTCTCCAGGCGCTCTCCACTGCTGCGGGCATGACGCTCCACGTCTCTGTGCCCTACGGGCGGAACACCCACCACATGGTGGAGGCGGTCTTCAAGGCCCTGGGGCGCGCCGTGCGCGAGGCCGTGGAGGTGGACCCCCGGGTGAAGGGCGTGCCCTCCACCAAGGGGAAGATATAGGGTTTCAGACCCTCAGCCGGTAATGGCCGGGGGAGAGGAAGGTTAGCATTCCCCT includes:
- the hisB gene encoding imidazoleglycerol-phosphate dehydratase HisB, whose protein sequence is MRKVTETRKTRETDISLTLELDGRGKYAVATGIAFLDHMLELMSKHGLLDLTVKAKGDVHVDDHHTVEDVGLVLGAALKRALGDMKGVRRYGSARVPMDEALAEVSLDLSGRPFLVYQVSYPKRSRIKGFDVDLVQDFLQALSTAAGMTLHVSVPYGRNTHHMVEAVFKALGRAVREAVEVDPRVKGVPSTKGKI